In the Sulfurivermis fontis genome, CCTGGTGCTGTTCCGCCTGGTGTGGGGTGTGATCGGCACGCGCCACGCCCGCTTCAGCGACTTCGTGCGCGGCCCCGGTGCGGTGCGCGACTACCTGATGGGTCTGCTGCACAAGCGCCCGGTCCATTATCTCGGCCACAACCCGGCCGGCGGCTGGATGGTGCTTGCACTGCTGGCCGCCCTGCTGCTGACCACCCTGAGCGGCCTGCTCACCTACGGCATCGGCGAGAACGCCGCCGGCCCCTTCGCCGCCCTGGCCGGTAACCCCGAGGGCCTCCTGAGCGAGGCGATGGAAGAGGTGCATGAGTTCCTGGCCCACTTCACCCTGCTGCTGGTAT is a window encoding:
- a CDS encoding cytochrome b/b6 domain-containing protein, which gives rise to MQTISEVKVWDPLVRVFHWSLVTAFAVAYITEDHFLGLHTQAGYTIIGLVLFRLVWGVIGTRHARFSDFVRGPGAVRDYLMGLLHKRPVHYLGHNPAGGWMVLALLAALLLTTLSGLLTYGIGENAAGPFAALAGNPEGLLSEAMEEVHEFLAHFTLLLVFVHIAGVVVSGWLHHENLVRAMLTGRKPLVPNEE